The Eleutherodactylus coqui strain aEleCoq1 chromosome 13, aEleCoq1.hap1, whole genome shotgun sequence genome includes a window with the following:
- the MC3R gene encoding melanocortin receptor 3: MNVSSDLFFIHSLQFNGTLDFNDTLLLPSNLSIEFCEQVFIKTEVFLTLGIISLLENILVILAILKNKNLHSPMYFFLCSLAVADMLVSVSNALETIVIAVQSKYLDIGDKLLQQLDDVFDSLICISLVASICSLLVIAIDRYITIFYALRYHSIMTVKKALALIMVIWVSCIICGIVFIVYSESKTVIVCLITMFFTMLVLMATMYVHMFLFARLHVKRIAALPVDGVVQQRTCMKGAITITILLGVFVVCWAPFFLHLILIISCPANSYCVCYGAYFNTYLILIMCNSVIDPLIYAFRSLEMRKTFKEIICCYGMNFGKCG, encoded by the coding sequence ATGAATGTGTCCAGCGACCTCTTCTTCATTCATTCCCTCCAGTTCAATGGGACCTTGGACTTCAACGATACCCTTCTTTTACCCAGCAACCTGAGCATTGAGTTCTGCGAACAGGTCTTCATTAAGACGGAGGTCTTCTTGACTCTGGGGATCATCAGCCTGCTGGAGAACATCTTGGTCATCTTGGCCATCCTGAAGAACAAGAACCTGCACTCCCCTATGTACTTCTTCCTGTGCAGCTTGGCAGTGGCAGACATGTTGGTCAGCGTCTCCAATGCCTTGGAAACGATCGTCATTGCGGTGCAGAGCAAGTACCTGGACATCGGAGACAAGCTCCTCCAGCAGTTAGATGATGTGTTTGACTCCTTGATCTGTATTTCCCTGGTGGCTTCCATCTGCAGCCTCTTGGTCATTGCCATAGACCGCTACATCACCATATTTTACGCTTTACGTTACCACAGCATCATGACAGTCAAGAAAGCCTTAGCCTTGATCATGGTCATCTGGGTGTCGTGCATCATCTGCGGTATTGTATTTATTGTCTATTCCGAGAGCAAAACAGTCATTGTGTGTCTCATCACTATGTTCTTCACCATGCTCGTCCTCATGGCCACCATGTACGTCCACATGTTCCTGTTCGCACGGCTCCACGTAAAGCGCATCGCTGCTCTGCCGGTGGACGGTGTGGTGCAGCAGAGGACGTGCATGAAAGGCGCCATCACCATCACCATTCTTTTGGGGGTCTTTGTCGTCTGCTGGGCGCCTTTTTTCCTCCACCTCATCCTCATCATCTCCTGCCCTGCCAACTCTTACTGTGTCTGCTACGGCGCCTACTTCAACACGTACTTAATCCTCATCATGTGCAACTCCGTCATCGATCCCCTGATATATGCTTTCCGCAGCCTGGAGATGCGCAAAACTTTCAAGGAGATCATTTGCTGCTACGGGATGAACTTTGGAAAATGTGGCTAA